The genomic stretch CGAAGTCGGCGTCGTTGCCGTTGGTGATGAACGTCTTCTCGCCGTTCAGGATCCAGTCGTCGCCGTCCTGGCGGGCGCTGAGCTTGATGTTGGCGGCGTCGGAGCCGGCGCCGGGTTCGGTGATGGCGAAGCAGGAGATCCGATCACCCTCGATGGTGGGGATCAGGAACTCCTCCTTCTGCTGGTCATTGGCGTAGTAGAGGATGTTGTCGGCCTCGCCGCCGAACTTGAACTGCACGAAGGTGCGGCCCACTTCGGTCCAGATCAGCGACTGCATGACGGCCGGCAGGTTCATCCCGCCGTACTCCTCCGGTGTGGACAGACCCCAGAAGCCGAACTTCTTGGCCTTGAGCTGGAGTTCGCGCAGTTCGCTGCGGTCGAGGCCTGGCTCGTGCCGGCGCTCGCGGCGCAGCGCCTCCTGTTCGAGCGGCATGACCTCGCGGGTGATGAACTGGCGGGCGGTGTCGCGGATCGCGCGTTCCTCGTCGGTGAGCGAGAAGTCCATGCCGTTAAACTAGCGGTGTAAGTTTTAGCGCGTCCAGTGCAACTTTCTCGGGGGTCATCGATGGCGAGGCCACGGCAGGTCCTCCTGACCAGGGAGAAGATCGTCGAGGCAGCCTCGGCTCTGGTCGACGCCGAAGGGCTGGACGCGCTGTCGGTGCGCCGGCTCGCCACCGAGCTGGGCGTGCAGGGGCCCTCGCTCTACAACCACTTCCCGACCAAGGCCTCGATCGTCGACGCGGTCGCCGACGCCGTGATCGCGCAGGTCGACGTCTCGGCCTTCGGCGACTGCGACTGGCCCGAGGCCCTGCGCCGCTGGGCCCACTCGTACCGCAACGTGCTCAGCGAACATCCGAACATCGTGCCGGTGCTGGCCCGGGGCCCCGGCCGGCGGCCCGCCTCGCTGGCGATGGCCGAGGCCGTGTACGGGGCGCTGGTCGACGCCGGCTGGAGTTATGCACAGGCCACGCACATCGGCGCTCTCATGAGATACCTGGTCACGGGCTCGTCGCTCGGGTCCTTCGCGCTCGGCTTCGACGTCGATCCCGACCTCTACGAACGTTATCCACACCTTCGGCACGCACCCCGTCTGGCGGAGCATCATGAAGCCGTGGACGAGGGCGCCTTCGAACTCGGACTGGACCTGCTGATCACCGGCCTCACGGCCCGACACGAGATGAGGACCCGCTGATGACATCGCTCGACCGGCCCCACCTCTACATCGGCGGGGAGTGGGTTCCGCCCGCCTCGGCCGAGACGATCCCGGTGGAAAATCCGGCCACCGAGCAGGTGCTGGCCCACGTGCCCGCGGGCACGGCGGCCGACGTCGATCGGGCGGTCGCGGCGGCCCGGGCGGCGTTCGAGAGCTGGTCGGTGGCGCGGGATCGGGCCGAGGTGCTCGATCGGTTGCACACGGCGCTGGCCTCCCGTGCGGCCGAGATCGCCCGGGTGGTCGGGCTCGAACTGGGCACCCCCCTCAAGATCGCCAAGGCGGTGCAGGCGGGGCTTCCGATCACTGTCCTTCGCTCGTACGCCGACCTGGCCTCCCGGCATTCTTCCGCCGGGGAGATCGGCAACTCGCTGATCGAGCGTGAGCCGATCGGGGTGGTCGGCGCGATCACCCCGTGGAACTATCCGCTGCACCAGGTGGTGGCCAAGGTCGCCGCCGCCCTGGCCGCGGGTTGCACGGTGGTGCTCAAGCCGAGCGAGCTGACTCCGCTGGTGGCGTTCCTGCTCGTCGACGCGGCCGAAGAGGCACGGGTTCCGGCCGGCGTGCTCAACGTGGTCACCGGCACGGGCCCGGTCGTGGGGGCCGCCATCGCCGGGCACCCCGCCGTCGACATGGTCTCGTTCACCGGCTCGACGGCGACCGGGCGCGCGATCACGCATGCCGCCGCCGACCGGATCGCCAAGGTGGCGCTCGAACTCGGCGGCAAGTCGGCCAACGTCATCCTCGAGGACGCCGATCTCGTACGGGCCGTGAAGGTGGGCGTGGGCAACGCGTACCTCAACTCCGGGCAGACCTGCACGGCGTGGACCAGGATGCTGGTGCACGAGAGCCACTACGACGAGGCTGTGTCGCTGGCCGCCAAGACCGCAGGCGGTTACACCGTCGGTGATCCTTTCGACGAGTCGACGCGTCTTGGGCCGCTGGTCTCCCGGGCCCAACGTGACCGGGTGCTCGGCTTCATTCTGCGGGCGACGGCTCGGCTGGTCGCCGGCGGAGCCGATGCGCCGGTGCCGCCTCTGGGACATTTCGTCGCGCCGACGGTCTTCGCCGACGTCGACCCCGATAGCGAACTCGCGCAGGAAGAGGTCTTCGGCCCGGTGCTGTCGATCATTCCGTTCTCGTCCGACGACGAGGCCGTGGCGATCGCCAACAACTCCAAGTACGGTCTGGCCGGCGGTGTCTGGGGCTCCGAGGAACGCGCGCTGGCCGTGGCCCGGCGGATGCGTACGGGCCAGGTCGACATCAACGGCGCGGCGTTCAACCCGCTCGCGCCGTTCGGCGGCTACAAGCAATCCGGTGTCGGACGTGAACTGGGTGAGCACGGGCTCGCCGAGTTCCAGCAGGTGAAGGCGATCCAGCGATGACGGCGTACTTCCAGGGCCTGGTGCTTCCGGGGGCGGGCGAACGACCCCGCGTGGCCGAGTTGCGCCGGCCTGAGGTCGGGCCGGGGCAGGTCCGCGTACGGGTGCGGGCGGCCGGGGTGTGCCACTCCGACCTGTCCATGGTGAACGGCACCATCCGCCCGTCATACCCGCTGGTGCTGGGGCACGAGGCGGCGGGTGAGGTCGTCGAGGTCGGAGCCAACGTCACCCGTGCCGCCGTCGGCGATCACGTGGTGCTCAACTGGCAGCCCGCCTGCCGCACGTGCTGGTTCTGCGAACAGGGCGAGCCGTGGCTGTGCTCCACGTCGTCGGGCGTGGCGTCCCTCGAGAACGGCGTGACGCTGGACGGCGTGCCGGTGCACGTGGCCCTGGGCCTGGGCGCCTTCGCCGAGCAGGTGGTCGCCCCCGAGAAAGCGGTGATCCGCGTCCCTCAATCGCTGCCACTCGAAAAGGCCGCCCTGTTGAGCTGCGGCGTGCTGACCGGAGCAGGAGCGGTGCGCAACACGGCGCAGGTCGGCGCGGGCGAGTCGGTCGTGGTGATCGGCCTGGGCGGGGTGGGCCTCTCCGTGGTCGCCGCTGCCCGCGCCGCCGGCGCCGCCCAGGTGATCGCGGTCGACGTCACCGAGGCCAAGAAGGGCCTGGCCGAGGCCGCGGGCGCCACCGACTTCGTGGTCTCGTCCGACGCCCTCTCCAAAGACATCCGAGGCCGAACCTCGGGCCGCGGCGCCGACCACGCCTTCGAGTGCGTGGGCCGCGCCGCCACCATCCGAGCCGCGTGGCGCGCCACCCGCCGCGGCGGCAAGGTCACGATCGTCGGCATGGGCTCCAACGACGACCTCGTGTCCCTGTCAGCCCTCGACATCTTCTCGTCGGCGCGCACGCTGCGCTCCTCGGTCTACGGCTCCGCCGACCCCGACCTCGAGATCCCCCGCCTCGCCGACGACGTCCTGACGGGCCGCCTCACCCTCGACCACCTGATCACCGACCGCATCCCGCTGTCCGCCATCCCCTCAGCCTTCGACCAAATGACCCGCGGCGAGGGCGCCCGCTCCCTGGTGACCCTGTGAGGGCCCGCCAGCCGGGGCGCCGGTCGCTACGGTGACCACGTGTCTGGGCTGCCCGATTGGATGTGGCCTCCCCGCCCCGAAGGGTGGTTCGCCGACGACCTCGACCACCTGCCCGAGGCGCCGCGCCGCACCGAGCTGATCGATGGTGCACTCGTCTTCGTGCTGTCTCCCCAGCGCATCTGGCACGCGCGCGTCGTCGACGCGTTGGTCAGCCGGCTCGGGCGACAGAAGCCGTCAGACATCGAGGTCGAGCGCCAGATCACTGTGAGACTGGACGAACGGAATCGTTCCGAACCCGACTTCCTGATCGCTACCCCGCCCTACGGTTTGGACGTCACCTTCTTTGAGCCGCACCAGGTTCGACTGGTCGGCGAGGTGGAGTCGCCCGAGTCCGCACACCGCGACCGGACGGTCAAGCTGCGCAAGTACGCCGAAGCCGGGATCCCGCACTACTGGCGCGTCGAGGACGAGGACGGCTCACCGGTCGTCCACGCATACGAACTCGACGCACCCACCCGGCAGTACGTGGCAACGGGGATTCATCGCCACGAGTTGCGTACCCCCGTGCCGTTCACCATCGAGATCGATCTGGACGCGTTGCTGTCCGGCCGCAGGGGCTGAGCCGGGCGGCGGCTCCCGTCCGAGGTTGCGCCGCCGCCTCGATGGGGTGAAGCGAGCCGGTCGTGCCTGGACCAGGTTGGCGAAGTCGCCGTCTTTCGTGCCCTCGATGAAGGCTTTGAACTGAGCTTCATGAAGTCGGGGCAGTTCTGTCCTGCCCACGGCTGCACGAAGACATGCCCCCTCTGCGCTCGCTCCGTGCGGTAAGACGGAGGGATGCGGCCTCGGGATGGGGAAGTTCTGCATTTCAGTGAAGACCCGACCATCGCGCGGTTTGTGCCGCACGTTGCGCCCACGTCGGTGGAGGGGGAGGCGTACGTCTGGGGTGTGGGGTTTGATCGGGCGCCCGACTATTGGTTTCCGCGGCAGTGTCCGCGGGCCATGGCGTGGGTCGAGGACACCACGTCCGATGTGGATCGGGAGCGGATTGTGGGGGCCGGGTGCGGGGTGAGGGTGCACGCCGTTGAGTTCGGGTGGCTGGAGGCCATGCGTACGGTGAAGCTGTTCGCCTATCGGTTGCCGGCTGCGCCGTTCCGGGTGATCGGGGCCGAGCGGCATGCGATGGTGGCCACCGAGACGGTTGAGCCGTTGGGGCCGCCGGAAAAGGTGGGTGACCTGTTCGACCTGCACGCGGCGGCCGGGATTCAGCTGCGGGTGCTCCCCAGCTTGTGGCCGTTCTGGGACGAGGTCACCAGGAGCACGCTCGGGTTCAGCGGAATTCGGCTGCGGAACGCGAGGCCAGCAAAGCCGTGATGGTGCGGTTGAGGCGGGCCCGCGCGGCGTTCACCGAGAGGTCCATGTTTTCGCGCCACGTCGACCAGGTCGGCCACATGCTGACGGCGGTGAGGGCGTCGAGCAGTTCGTCGTTTCCGCGGAGCTCGTCGGCGAAGAGGGCGGCCAGTTCGTCGCGGACCCGTTGGACGTGCATGCGGCGATAGCGTCGCAGCGTCTCGGAGAACGGTTCCTTGACGGCCGCCGCCTTTGCCGTGGGTCCTATTTGTTCGAGCAGGCGAGCCCGTTGCCGGCAGTAGGCGTCGATGCGTTCGGGCAGCGGCAGAGCGGGGGAGATCGGGCGGTGCGCGGCGTCACGCACCTCGAGCACCCGTTTGCCGCTGGCCGTGAACAACGCTTCCATGTCGGCGAAGTGGCTCCACAGGGCACGCAGCGAGACGCCGGCCGTCTTGGCGATGCGGTCGGCGGTCGGGCGCAGGTCACCCTCGCCGATCAGCTGCAGGTGGGCGTCGACGATGGCGTTTCTGGTGCGTTCGGAACGGGCCGTACGCCCGTCGACGCGTTGCTGTCCTGAAGTCACGAGGCGGCGCTCCGGTAGCGGTTCAACTCCCGCCGGGCCAGCGAGCGCTTGTGCACCTCGTCCGGACCGTCGGCGAGCCGTAGCGTACGTGCCGCCGCCCACAGCGAGGCGAGCGGTGTGTCCTGACCGACTCCGGCGGCGCCGTGGGTCTGGATCGCCTTGTCGACGATCCACTCGACGGTCTGCGGCACGATGATTTTGATCGCCTGGATCTCGGTGTGCGCGCCCTTGTTGCCGACCGTGTCCATCAGCCAGGCGGCCTTGAGCACGAGCAGCCGGGCCTGCTCGATACGCACGCGCGACTCGGCGATCCAGTCCTGCACGACGCCCTGCTCGGCGAGCGGCTTGCCGAACGGCGTACGGGTGAGGGCCCGGGTGCACATGAGTTGCAGCGCGCGTTCGGCCATCCCGATCAGCCGCATGCAGTGGTGGATGCGGCCCGGGCCGAGTCGCGCCTGCGAGATGGCGAATCCGCTGCCCACCTCGCCGATCAAGTTCGACACCGGCACCCGTACGGCGTCGAACAGCACCTCGGCGTGCCCGCCGTGATCGCCGTCTGTGTACCCGAAGACCGTCATGCCGCGTTTCACCGTCACACCGGGGGTGTCGCGCGGAACGAGCACCATGCTCTGCTGCACGTGCCGGGCGGCGTCCGGGTCGGTCTTGCCCATCACGATGAAGATCTTGCAGTTCGGGTTCATGGCGCCGGTGATGTAGAACTTGCGTCCGGTGATCACGTAGTCGTCGCCGTCGCGTTCGATCAGGGTGCCGATGTTGGTGGCGTCCGACGACGCGACCTGCGGTTCGGTCATCGCGAAGGCGGAACGGATCGTGCCG from Paractinoplanes brasiliensis encodes the following:
- a CDS encoding DUF6886 family protein, producing the protein MRPRDGEVLHFSEDPTIARFVPHVAPTSVEGEAYVWGVGFDRAPDYWFPRQCPRAMAWVEDTTSDVDRERIVGAGCGVRVHAVEFGWLEAMRTVKLFAYRLPAAPFRVIGAERHAMVATETVEPLGPPEKVGDLFDLHAAAGIQLRVLPSLWPFWDEVTRSTLGFSGIRLRNARPAKP
- a CDS encoding alcohol dehydrogenase catalytic domain-containing protein, coding for MTAYFQGLVLPGAGERPRVAELRRPEVGPGQVRVRVRAAGVCHSDLSMVNGTIRPSYPLVLGHEAAGEVVEVGANVTRAAVGDHVVLNWQPACRTCWFCEQGEPWLCSTSSGVASLENGVTLDGVPVHVALGLGAFAEQVVAPEKAVIRVPQSLPLEKAALLSCGVLTGAGAVRNTAQVGAGESVVVIGLGGVGLSVVAAARAAGAAQVIAVDVTEAKKGLAEAAGATDFVVSSDALSKDIRGRTSGRGADHAFECVGRAATIRAAWRATRRGGKVTIVGMGSNDDLVSLSALDIFSSARTLRSSVYGSADPDLEIPRLADDVLTGRLTLDHLITDRIPLSAIPSAFDQMTRGEGARSLVTL
- a CDS encoding aldehyde dehydrogenase family protein; translated protein: MTSLDRPHLYIGGEWVPPASAETIPVENPATEQVLAHVPAGTAADVDRAVAAARAAFESWSVARDRAEVLDRLHTALASRAAEIARVVGLELGTPLKIAKAVQAGLPITVLRSYADLASRHSSAGEIGNSLIEREPIGVVGAITPWNYPLHQVVAKVAAALAAGCTVVLKPSELTPLVAFLLVDAAEEARVPAGVLNVVTGTGPVVGAAIAGHPAVDMVSFTGSTATGRAITHAAADRIAKVALELGGKSANVILEDADLVRAVKVGVGNAYLNSGQTCTAWTRMLVHESHYDEAVSLAAKTAGGYTVGDPFDESTRLGPLVSRAQRDRVLGFILRATARLVAGGADAPVPPLGHFVAPTVFADVDPDSELAQEEVFGPVLSIIPFSSDDEAVAIANNSKYGLAGGVWGSEERALAVARRMRTGQVDINGAAFNPLAPFGGYKQSGVGRELGEHGLAEFQQVKAIQR
- a CDS encoding TetR/AcrR family transcriptional regulator — protein: MARPRQVLLTREKIVEAASALVDAEGLDALSVRRLATELGVQGPSLYNHFPTKASIVDAVADAVIAQVDVSAFGDCDWPEALRRWAHSYRNVLSEHPNIVPVLARGPGRRPASLAMAEAVYGALVDAGWSYAQATHIGALMRYLVTGSSLGSFALGFDVDPDLYERYPHLRHAPRLAEHHEAVDEGAFELGLDLLITGLTARHEMRTR
- a CDS encoding Uma2 family endonuclease, translated to MSGLPDWMWPPRPEGWFADDLDHLPEAPRRTELIDGALVFVLSPQRIWHARVVDALVSRLGRQKPSDIEVERQITVRLDERNRSEPDFLIATPPYGLDVTFFEPHQVRLVGEVESPESAHRDRTVKLRKYAEAGIPHYWRVEDEDGSPVVHAYELDAPTRQYVATGIHRHELRTPVPFTIEIDLDALLSGRRG
- a CDS encoding acyl-CoA dehydrogenase family protein; translated protein: MDFAFDPTTEDYRKRLLAFMDEHVYPAEASFHSDSWSPPPILEDLKAAAKSAGLWNLFLPGEHGAGLTNLQYAPLAEITGRSPAIAPAALNCAAPDTGNMEVLAEFGSAQQKSQWLQPLLDGTIRSAFAMTEPQVASSDATNIGTLIERDGDDYVITGRKFYITGAMNPNCKIFIVMGKTDPDAARHVQQSMVLVPRDTPGVTVKRGMTVFGYTDGDHGGHAEVLFDAVRVPVSNLIGEVGSGFAISQARLGPGRIHHCMRLIGMAERALQLMCTRALTRTPFGKPLAEQGVVQDWIAESRVRIEQARLLVLKAAWLMDTVGNKGAHTEIQAIKIIVPQTVEWIVDKAIQTHGAAGVGQDTPLASLWAAARTLRLADGPDEVHKRSLARRELNRYRSAAS
- a CDS encoding TetR/AcrR family transcriptional regulator, with product MTSGQQRVDGRTARSERTRNAIVDAHLQLIGEGDLRPTADRIAKTAGVSLRALWSHFADMEALFTASGKRVLEVRDAAHRPISPALPLPERIDAYCRQRARLLEQIGPTAKAAAVKEPFSETLRRYRRMHVQRVRDELAALFADELRGNDELLDALTAVSMWPTWSTWRENMDLSVNAARARLNRTITALLASRSAAEFR